Proteins from one Bifidobacterium sp. ESL0732 genomic window:
- the dtd gene encoding D-aminoacyl-tRNA deacylase, whose amino-acid sequence MRIVLQKVSKADIDVVDEISGEVDESFEPQHIGIGYVLLVGVSDEDGQEQVDWLARKISKLRVFEDENGKMNLSLGRIGGEILSVSQFTLFGDVRKGNRPSFIKAGEPEHAKRVWLQFNEALRSEGITVKEGRFGSHMRVSLTNDGPVTILFDTDELMAKH is encoded by the coding sequence ATGAGAATCGTGTTGCAAAAAGTCAGTAAGGCCGATATCGACGTCGTGGACGAAATCAGCGGCGAAGTCGACGAATCGTTTGAACCACAGCATATCGGCATCGGATATGTGCTGCTCGTCGGGGTCAGTGACGAGGACGGGCAGGAACAGGTCGATTGGCTGGCTCGCAAAATCAGCAAGTTGCGCGTGTTCGAAGACGAAAACGGGAAAATGAACCTTTCGCTTGGCCGGATCGGCGGCGAGATCCTGTCGGTTTCGCAGTTCACCCTGTTCGGTGACGTGCGGAAGGGCAACCGGCCAAGCTTCATCAAGGCCGGCGAACCGGAACACGCCAAGCGCGTCTGGCTTCAATTCAACGAGGCGCTACGGTCGGAGGGCATCACCGTAAAAGAAGGCCGATTCGGCTCGCATATGCGAGTGAGTCTGACCAATGACGGCCCGGTGACCATCCTCTTCGATACCGACGAGCTGATGGCCAAACACTGA
- a CDS encoding FtsQ-type POTRA domain-containing protein, giving the protein MAGRHVTSGGGGKGGSNRRGRSAASSSRWSASSEDEPRVNDFGVSTGKRRKTENSDSHSGGNGRKSSGLSAKGSESGSGRRTRSVVSGTPVRDDTTVDPRRKKRRVAVSEASSGAGRSSRSSDSPKSRNKKSVGFFQRRQSTKPKYGIDEPLADTDQASRPSRSARSASSANAVTKSAPGDFVDARALKNEDLVGETLNQTSSPLGIAARPKVIDFNARLKERRRVSRFKTMTKVLIALVVVALLAALGWLLFFSPVFLLDAHQISVSGENQWVGKARVVSIAEKQAGKSLLLVSSGDVEQELKDIPGVSMAKVEKIYPKAIKVTITAQEPAAMLKTPDGSETAVDGYGRVLNKVENVSTKGIPVIEVNNVETSLRDRSVQQALKVLNLLGHNMRGSITKVTAKTQDSVTTELNGGERVIVWGDSSDMKLKKAVVDKIINDPTKIGDKHQVDVSAPLRPIIK; this is encoded by the coding sequence ATGGCAGGTCGTCATGTAACCAGTGGAGGCGGAGGGAAAGGCGGTTCAAACCGTCGTGGTCGAAGTGCCGCTTCTTCGTCTCGTTGGTCTGCGTCTTCGGAGGATGAACCCAGGGTCAACGATTTTGGCGTGTCGACGGGAAAGCGGCGCAAAACCGAAAATTCGGATTCCCATAGCGGGGGAAACGGACGAAAATCGTCTGGATTGTCAGCGAAGGGTTCCGAAAGTGGTTCCGGGCGTCGGACGCGTTCGGTGGTATCCGGTACGCCTGTAAGAGATGACACGACCGTAGATCCTCGCCGTAAAAAGCGCAGGGTCGCGGTTTCGGAAGCATCTTCGGGTGCCGGACGATCTTCCCGATCCTCCGATTCGCCGAAATCCCGCAACAAAAAATCCGTCGGTTTTTTCCAACGTCGTCAATCGACGAAACCGAAATACGGTATCGATGAGCCATTGGCGGATACGGATCAGGCTTCTCGGCCTTCCCGTTCAGCGCGATCGGCTTCGTCGGCCAATGCCGTCACCAAAAGCGCTCCGGGCGATTTTGTCGATGCCCGGGCACTGAAAAACGAGGATCTGGTGGGTGAAACCTTGAACCAGACCTCAAGCCCGTTGGGTATTGCGGCACGTCCCAAGGTCATCGATTTCAATGCGCGTTTGAAGGAACGTCGGCGAGTCAGTAGGTTTAAGACGATGACCAAAGTGTTGATTGCCCTGGTGGTTGTGGCTCTTTTGGCGGCTCTTGGGTGGCTGCTCTTCTTTTCGCCGGTCTTTTTGCTTGATGCCCACCAGATTTCGGTGTCGGGCGAGAACCAGTGGGTCGGTAAGGCCCGTGTCGTTTCGATTGCTGAGAAACAGGCCGGAAAATCGCTGCTGCTGGTTTCGAGCGGGGACGTTGAACAGGAGCTGAAAGACATTCCTGGTGTCTCGATGGCCAAAGTTGAGAAAATCTATCCGAAGGCAATCAAGGTCACGATTACGGCGCAGGAGCCTGCAGCGATGCTGAAGACTCCCGACGGCAGCGAGACTGCGGTCGATGGGTACGGGCGAGTACTCAACAAGGTCGAAAACGTCTCGACCAAGGGGATTCCTGTCATCGAAGTCAACAACGTGGAAACGAGTCTTCGCGATCGTTCGGTTCAGCAGGCTTTGAAGGTCCTGAATCTTCTTGGGCACAATATGCGTGGTTCCATTACCAAGGTGACCGCGAAAACCCAGGATTCCGTCACGACGGAGCTCAATGGAGGCGAACGGGTCATTGTCTGGGGAGATTCTTCCGACATGAAACTCAAGAAGGCCGTGGTCGATAAGATCATCAACGACCCCACCAAAATAGGCGACAAGCATCAGGTCGATGTTTCGGCACCGCTCCGTCCGATTATCAAGTAG
- a CDS encoding Mur ligase domain-containing protein, translated as MQSTIGSEPIVLDPTKAAFGPSDTLTSLGHTHFIGIGGAGMSVLAEMISEQGVEVSGSDRAANAKTDRLTALGVKVYFGQRAENVVGAQTVVYSSAIKPDNPEIVAAALAGAHIVHRSDILALLMASKCAVSVAGAHGKTTTSSLISHILVNAGAQADGGIDISAQAGMAVKLADPSYAIGGSIQGPDGVAIDGGHAGSGDVLVAESDESDGSFEKYRPQFALITNAEADHLDHYGDAEHYQQAFVEYASHAKGYVVMSVDDKGAQAIVRALPAEVAAKTICYTTQASADITQIVGLNDANVRDNSTSGTMHKKSAENKDKPTDTDAVRPQLVHILSEQESAGDGTERFTIELPAGFAGSDEKRRIPVTLRIPGIHNARNATAAIIVTTLLGMDPALATRTAATFKGASRRFEVNGVVDGVTVVDDYAHHPTEIAALLDAARRRYPDSIIRVLFQPHLFSRTKFFIDRFAAALAKADDVVIAPIYPARERQEDFPDITSQVVVDAAGSLPHNPSQGWISASKDLKSGAATLVRHSKPGDVLITVGAGDVTEMDDVMLDLLKARAKDSR; from the coding sequence GTGCAGTCAACTATCGGCTCTGAACCCATCGTGCTTGACCCGACGAAGGCCGCGTTCGGCCCGTCGGATACGTTGACGTCGCTGGGACACACCCATTTCATCGGTATCGGCGGAGCAGGCATGAGCGTACTCGCTGAAATGATCAGCGAACAAGGCGTCGAGGTTTCCGGTTCCGACCGCGCAGCCAACGCCAAAACCGACCGGCTGACTGCCTTGGGTGTCAAGGTCTATTTTGGCCAGCGAGCCGAAAACGTTGTGGGTGCGCAGACCGTCGTCTATTCCAGCGCTATCAAACCAGACAATCCCGAAATCGTTGCGGCCGCTCTTGCTGGAGCGCATATCGTCCATCGCAGCGATATCCTCGCGCTGCTGATGGCCAGCAAATGTGCGGTCAGCGTCGCCGGTGCGCACGGCAAGACCACCACAAGTTCGCTGATTTCCCATATTCTCGTCAACGCTGGAGCACAAGCCGATGGCGGAATCGATATCAGCGCACAAGCCGGCATGGCCGTCAAGCTTGCCGATCCGAGCTATGCCATCGGTGGTTCCATCCAAGGCCCTGATGGTGTCGCCATTGATGGCGGACACGCGGGCAGCGGCGACGTGTTGGTGGCCGAATCAGACGAATCTGACGGCAGTTTCGAAAAATACCGGCCGCAATTCGCACTGATTACCAACGCTGAGGCCGATCATCTCGACCATTACGGAGATGCCGAGCACTACCAGCAGGCGTTCGTCGAATACGCCAGCCATGCCAAGGGATACGTGGTCATGTCCGTCGACGACAAGGGCGCGCAGGCCATCGTGCGTGCGTTACCGGCTGAGGTGGCCGCCAAGACAATCTGCTATACGACGCAGGCGAGCGCTGATATCACTCAAATCGTGGGCTTGAATGATGCGAACGTTCGCGACAATAGCACCAGCGGCACGATGCATAAAAAATCTGCTGAAAATAAAGATAAACCGACCGATACCGATGCTGTTCGTCCGCAGCTTGTCCATATCCTTTCAGAGCAGGAAAGCGCGGGAGATGGCACGGAACGGTTCACCATCGAGTTGCCGGCAGGTTTTGCCGGATCTGACGAAAAGCGCCGCATCCCGGTCACTTTGCGGATTCCGGGTATCCATAACGCCCGCAACGCGACCGCGGCGATCATCGTCACTACGCTCTTGGGAATGGATCCGGCGCTCGCCACCCGCACGGCCGCGACCTTCAAAGGCGCGTCTCGTCGTTTCGAGGTCAACGGCGTTGTTGACGGGGTGACGGTGGTCGACGACTATGCCCACCATCCTACCGAAATCGCGGCTTTACTCGATGCCGCCCGTCGCCGATATCCCGATTCCATCATTCGTGTGCTGTTCCAGCCGCATCTGTTCAGCCGTACCAAGTTCTTTATCGACCGGTTTGCGGCCGCACTGGCCAAGGCCGACGATGTCGTCATCGCTCCGATTTACCCGGCACGTGAACGTCAGGAGGATTTCCCGGATATCACCTCCCAGGTCGTTGTCGATGCTGCTGGCAGCTTGCCTCATAACCCCTCTCAAGGTTGGATTTCGGCTTCAAAGGATCTTAAGTCCGGCGCCGCGACGTTGGTCCGTCACTCAAAGCCGGGTGATGTCCTTATCACAGTCGGAGCGGGAGATGTCACCGAAATGGATGACGTCATGCTTGATTTGCTCAAAGCGCGTGCGAAGGATTCGCGCTGA
- a CDS encoding UDP-N-acetylglucosamine--N-acetylmuramyl-(pentapeptide) pyrophosphoryl-undecaprenol N-acetylglucosamine transferase: MKHIVLAGGGTAGHVNPLLSVASAIKRQDPQAGISVIGTDVGLERDLVPQAGFELDTIAKVPFPRRPNMQALRFPGRWRQEQKKVRAILERRQADVVVGFGGYVSAPVYSVAHSMGLPIVIHEQNARAGMANKLGARWADFIGTAYENTGLKAHGGAEIRRVGLPLRPVMADLCQKLEDDRQCTRKLAAAQLGIDPERPLVVVTGGSLGAVSLNEAVSAAAADLLKVTQVIHLTGRKKSAEVNRHVIQTAGEQALTDLDPAHAGHGDYHVAEYLERIDLAFAAADLVICRSGAGTVSELAAIGMPAVYVPLPIGNGEQRFNAQPVVDVGGGLMVADADFSSDWVRGHVPALIADSQRLEDMGRKAHDYGIRDAAEIMARIALDFADSGR; encoded by the coding sequence ATGAAACATATCGTATTGGCCGGAGGCGGTACGGCCGGGCATGTCAACCCGCTCTTAAGCGTCGCCTCCGCCATCAAGCGCCAAGACCCGCAGGCTGGCATCAGCGTGATTGGCACCGACGTTGGACTGGAACGCGATCTGGTGCCCCAGGCCGGCTTCGAACTTGACACCATCGCCAAGGTGCCGTTCCCGCGGCGTCCAAACATGCAGGCGCTGCGTTTCCCGGGTCGGTGGCGGCAGGAGCAGAAGAAGGTGCGTGCAATTCTCGAGCGTCGTCAGGCCGACGTGGTGGTCGGTTTCGGCGGTTACGTTTCCGCGCCCGTCTATTCCGTGGCGCATTCCATGGGACTGCCCATTGTCATCCACGAGCAGAACGCCCGTGCAGGCATGGCCAACAAACTGGGTGCGCGTTGGGCTGATTTCATCGGCACCGCTTACGAAAACACCGGTCTTAAAGCGCATGGCGGCGCCGAAATCCGCCGCGTCGGGCTCCCATTGCGGCCGGTAATGGCAGATTTGTGCCAAAAACTGGAAGATGACAGGCAATGCACACGAAAGCTCGCCGCCGCGCAACTCGGCATCGATCCTGAACGTCCTTTGGTGGTAGTTACCGGTGGATCGCTGGGAGCGGTAAGCCTTAATGAGGCCGTCAGCGCTGCGGCCGCCGACCTGTTGAAAGTCACGCAGGTCATTCACCTTACCGGGCGCAAGAAAAGCGCTGAGGTCAATCGGCATGTGATTCAGACGGCAGGGGAGCAGGCGCTCACCGATTTGGACCCGGCCCACGCAGGCCACGGTGATTACCATGTCGCCGAATATTTGGAACGCATTGATCTGGCGTTTGCGGCGGCCGATTTGGTGATTTGCAGGTCCGGTGCCGGAACGGTCAGCGAATTGGCCGCCATCGGCATGCCGGCCGTTTATGTGCCGCTGCCTATCGGCAATGGTGAGCAGCGGTTCAACGCGCAGCCGGTGGTCGACGTCGGAGGCGGGCTGATGGTTGCTGACGCTGATTTTTCATCGGATTGGGTGCGTGGGCATGTACCTGCCTTGATTGCCGATTCCCAAAGGCTTGAGGACATGGGCCGCAAGGCGCACGATTACGGCATCCGTGACGCCGCCGAAATTATGGCCCGTATTGCCCTTGACTTCGCCGATTCCGGCCGTTAG
- the ftsW gene encoding putative lipid II flippase FtsW, with protein MARRVYDYDESKPERRAKKKTRSGRNSVSRYGRSKTVNSRDGDRDKTKRQSRSRLNLMYYKVKDVGVSDRQVDTDTSEVLKVTDYSGIHALMNPLWCYYGFRIAVIALTCFGVVMVFSASSVTMISYGLSPWKQALTQGFFCVLGLIACFVSMRFRSESYRKASFVFVVIAICLQLLTMTPIGIEVNGNKGWIGIPGLGSMQPAEFMKLALCIWMPWAVASAAKHYEREGFKAYLPLIVVFMGCLGAVMLGGDLGTALILVAIGVTAMLVGGFPTKWLIGSGLVLLALVVLFVVTSPNRMLRITAAYRPCPASALQGECYQSMHAKYAMASGGLFGVGIGNSREKWNYLPEAHNDFIFAIIGEETGFVGAAAVVILFAILGWCMFVIALQTPDKYASRVLICIAIWIVGQALINIMVVIGLLPVMGVPLPFVSAGGSSLVMCLFAAGVSTSMMRMQPEIHMDITSSRV; from the coding sequence ATGGCTAGACGTGTATACGACTACGATGAAAGCAAACCGGAACGCAGGGCCAAGAAAAAGACCCGTTCAGGCCGCAACTCTGTGTCCAGATACGGGCGAAGCAAAACCGTCAACTCTCGAGATGGAGACCGCGATAAAACCAAGAGGCAATCGCGATCACGCCTGAATCTGATGTATTACAAAGTTAAGGATGTGGGTGTCTCCGACCGGCAGGTCGATACCGATACCTCCGAAGTGCTCAAAGTCACCGATTATTCAGGCATCCACGCGTTGATGAACCCTTTGTGGTGCTATTACGGTTTCCGCATCGCGGTGATCGCCCTGACCTGCTTCGGAGTGGTCATGGTGTTTTCGGCCTCTTCGGTGACCATGATTTCCTATGGGCTTTCCCCTTGGAAACAGGCGCTAACACAGGGGTTCTTCTGTGTGCTAGGCCTGATCGCCTGCTTCGTGTCGATGCGTTTCCGCTCTGAAAGCTACCGCAAGGCCTCGTTTGTGTTCGTGGTGATCGCAATCTGTCTGCAGCTGTTGACCATGACGCCGATCGGGATTGAGGTCAACGGAAACAAGGGGTGGATCGGCATACCTGGCCTCGGCTCCATGCAGCCGGCGGAATTCATGAAACTCGCTTTGTGTATCTGGATGCCGTGGGCTGTGGCCTCGGCGGCAAAACATTATGAGCGCGAGGGCTTCAAAGCCTATCTGCCTCTGATTGTCGTCTTTATGGGGTGTCTCGGCGCCGTCATGCTCGGCGGCGATCTCGGTACGGCGCTGATTCTCGTGGCCATCGGCGTCACTGCGATGTTGGTCGGAGGTTTCCCGACTAAATGGCTGATCGGGTCTGGTCTCGTGCTGCTGGCGCTCGTGGTCCTGTTTGTGGTGACCAGTCCAAACCGTATGCTTCGTATTACAGCCGCGTATCGCCCCTGCCCGGCTTCCGCGTTGCAGGGGGAGTGCTACCAATCGATGCATGCCAAATATGCCATGGCCTCAGGTGGGCTCTTCGGCGTAGGTATCGGCAATTCCCGCGAAAAATGGAACTATCTGCCAGAGGCCCACAACGATTTCATCTTTGCCATCATCGGCGAAGAGACCGGATTCGTGGGTGCCGCCGCCGTGGTTATTCTTTTCGCCATCCTTGGCTGGTGCATGTTCGTCATCGCCTTGCAGACTCCCGACAAATACGCCTCTCGCGTTCTGATCTGCATCGCCATCTGGATTGTGGGTCAGGCGCTGATCAACATTATGGTCGTCATTGGCCTGCTGCCGGTGATGGGCGTGCCGTTGCCGTTCGTTTCGGCAGGCGGCTCGAGCTTGGTGATGTGCCTCTTTGCGGCGGGTGTATCCACCAGTATGATGAGAATGCAGCCTGAGATTCATATGGATATCACTTCGTCGCGTGTCTGA
- the murD gene encoding UDP-N-acetylmuramoyl-L-alanine--D-glutamate ligase encodes MQSAGDSGFSSVRRDGAANGSSRLDVSGKTVLVAGLGVSGRGAVEALQGRAGRVLSVDEKKPEADLHSFDDIDWDDVDIVVASPVFNPRTPFILEAQRRGIPVISEVELAWALRVPAEHSALHEPAYWIGITGTNGKTSTTQMVSAMLTDCGMDAPAVGNIGKSVSLAAVDPKHDVLCVELSSFQMHFTDSLALDCAAITNIAADHLDWHGGMANYAADKSKVFHAAKRVLVFNADDERVTNLAQAAQTGPECRKIGFTLHAPEPGQIGIADGWIVDASGLAGAPAGDMNALAKVTEFSHLCEPDGTVYPHLLADAITALALAMGLGADPGRCLDALRAFAPGGHRIQTVATEHFKDGGTLRFVDDSKATNADAAHASLSSYKPKSVVWIAGGLAKGGHFEDLVADQAKTIKAAVIIGVDQKPMLDAFKASAPDIPLTVIDPKDKAGVMDRAVEAAGNYAESGDVVLMAPACASMDQFVSYADRGSQFADAARDWVRKHG; translated from the coding sequence ATGCAGAGTGCAGGAGATTCCGGTTTTTCGTCGGTGCGTCGTGACGGCGCCGCAAACGGGTCGTCACGTCTCGATGTAAGTGGCAAGACCGTATTGGTAGCCGGTCTCGGAGTTTCCGGTCGCGGTGCCGTCGAAGCCTTGCAAGGTCGCGCGGGCCGTGTGTTGAGCGTCGACGAGAAGAAGCCTGAAGCCGATCTGCATTCCTTTGACGATATCGATTGGGACGATGTTGATATCGTCGTCGCCTCGCCGGTTTTCAATCCGCGTACACCTTTTATCCTTGAAGCCCAGCGCCGAGGTATTCCGGTGATCAGCGAGGTTGAGCTGGCTTGGGCGCTGCGGGTCCCGGCCGAACATTCGGCGTTGCACGAACCCGCGTATTGGATAGGCATCACCGGTACGAACGGCAAGACCTCGACCACGCAGATGGTTTCCGCCATGCTTACTGATTGTGGTATGGACGCCCCGGCCGTGGGCAATATCGGCAAATCCGTAAGCCTGGCTGCCGTCGACCCGAAACATGATGTGTTGTGCGTGGAATTGAGCAGCTTCCAGATGCATTTCACCGATTCGTTGGCGCTCGATTGTGCTGCCATCACCAATATCGCCGCCGATCACCTCGACTGGCACGGTGGCATGGCCAATTATGCGGCCGACAAATCCAAGGTCTTCCATGCGGCCAAGCGTGTGCTGGTGTTCAATGCCGACGATGAACGTGTCACAAATCTTGCCCAAGCGGCACAGACTGGTCCGGAATGTCGCAAGATCGGCTTCACTCTCCATGCCCCCGAACCCGGTCAGATCGGCATTGCCGACGGCTGGATCGTCGACGCCAGCGGCTTGGCAGGCGCTCCGGCCGGCGATATGAATGCACTGGCCAAAGTCACTGAATTCTCGCATCTATGCGAACCCGACGGTACGGTTTATCCGCACCTTTTGGCCGATGCCATCACCGCCCTTGCTTTGGCGATGGGCTTGGGCGCCGATCCGGGTCGCTGTCTTGACGCCCTGCGTGCCTTTGCCCCCGGCGGCCATCGCATCCAGACCGTCGCCACCGAACATTTCAAAGATGGTGGCACATTGCGTTTCGTAGACGATTCCAAGGCCACCAACGCCGATGCTGCCCACGCCTCGCTTTCCAGCTACAAGCCGAAATCTGTGGTTTGGATTGCCGGAGGCTTGGCCAAAGGTGGTCATTTCGAAGACCTCGTGGCCGATCAGGCCAAAACCATCAAAGCCGCCGTCATTATTGGCGTCGACCAGAAGCCCATGCTCGACGCCTTCAAGGCCAGCGCCCCGGATATCCCCTTGACCGTCATTGATCCTAAAGACAAAGCAGGCGTGATGGATCGTGCAGTCGAAGCCGCCGGCAACTATGCCGAAAGTGGCGACGTGGTGCTGATGGCACCGGCTTGCGCTTCGATGGATCAGTTCGTCTCGTATGCCGACCGCGGCTCGCAGTTTGCCGACGCCGCCCGTGATTGGGTACGCAAGCATGGCTAG
- the mraY gene encoding phospho-N-acetylmuramoyl-pentapeptide-transferase, producing the protein MISLIIGIVVSLLVTMIGTPAMIKLVHRLHYGQYIRQDGPQSHLLKRGTATMGGVVIILAVLLGWGASAIYRGLTGGQVVSWSAVLVLFAMVSMGSLGFIDDFAKVRKKQNTGLSVGGKFFGQFVFATIYAVLALLIPTKSGFPSAQAGMSFIEHPFFSFEFAGRAVAIVVFVIWVNFLMIAWTNAVNLTDGLDGLATGSSMISLAGYTIIAFWESYHVKGGPKPGYSYAVSDPLDLTIIAACAAVACFGFLWYNSNPATIFMGDTGSLALGGLFAALSIATHTEFLAVIIGGLYVIEAMSDVIQVGCFKLTHKRVFKMAPIHHHFELKGWSEQKVVVRFWMIEFMFVLIGLMIFYTDWASRSGLLI; encoded by the coding sequence TTGATTTCCCTCATCATCGGCATTGTGGTCTCGCTGTTGGTCACGATGATCGGCACGCCGGCCATGATCAAACTGGTGCACAGGCTGCACTACGGCCAGTACATCCGTCAGGACGGCCCACAGTCGCATCTTTTGAAACGTGGCACCGCCACAATGGGTGGCGTGGTCATCATTCTGGCCGTGTTGCTCGGCTGGGGTGCTTCCGCGATATACCGTGGACTGACTGGCGGCCAGGTTGTTTCGTGGTCGGCCGTATTGGTGCTTTTCGCGATGGTGTCGATGGGCAGTCTGGGATTCATCGATGACTTCGCCAAAGTGCGTAAAAAGCAGAACACCGGGTTGAGCGTCGGCGGGAAGTTCTTCGGCCAATTCGTTTTTGCCACCATTTATGCGGTGCTGGCTTTGCTTATTCCCACCAAGTCAGGTTTTCCCTCTGCCCAGGCGGGCATGAGTTTCATTGAGCATCCTTTCTTCAGCTTCGAGTTCGCGGGCAGGGCCGTCGCCATCGTCGTCTTCGTAATCTGGGTCAATTTCCTGATGATCGCATGGACCAACGCCGTCAACCTGACCGACGGGCTTGACGGGCTGGCCACCGGCTCCTCGATGATCTCCTTGGCCGGTTACACTATCATCGCCTTCTGGGAAAGTTATCATGTCAAGGGCGGTCCGAAGCCGGGCTATTCCTACGCGGTTTCCGATCCGCTGGATCTGACGATTATCGCGGCCTGCGCCGCTGTGGCCTGCTTCGGCTTCCTCTGGTACAACTCCAACCCTGCCACCATTTTCATGGGCGATACCGGTTCTTTGGCCTTGGGCGGGCTTTTCGCCGCACTTTCCATCGCCACCCACACCGAATTCCTTGCCGTGATCATCGGCGGACTATATGTCATCGAGGCGATGAGTGACGTCATCCAGGTGGGCTGCTTCAAACTCACGCATAAGCGAGTTTTCAAGATGGCGCCGATTCACCATCATTTTGAGCTGAAAGGTTGGAGCGAGCAGAAGGTCGTCGTGCGCTTCTGGATGATTGAGTTCATGTTCGTGCTGATTGGTCTCATGATTTTCTATACGGATTGGGCTTCGCGTTCCGGTCTGCTGATATAG
- the murF gene encoding UDP-N-acetylmuramoyl-tripeptide--D-alanyl-D-alanine ligase, translating into MMPMTIEEIAQTVGGRIVSGPGYAVPDGAVATSVFSDSRQITNGSVFVAIKGEHVDGHDFVAGAGAKGAVAALVDHVVAGADGIAQIVVDDTVAALGHLAQHNIVRRRQSNKDFSVIGITGSVGKTTTKDLLRSLMDKLGETVAPVGSFNNDIGLPLTALKVGERTRFFVAEMGANHVGEIANLTRIVPPDLAVVLKVGVAHLGEFGSVERIAQAKSEIVQGLVPSGVTVLNADDKRVAAMTKFAPGDVLWFGLNGEAQPQSKKMTAANISVDTLDRPSFTLVAPNGEMAQVHLGIGGAHNVINALAAATVADYFGMPLTDIAEGLGDVKHISPHRMAVSLVDLGEGSGSFTLIDDSFNANPDSMRAGLDGLARWEAPDEPSEKKTQDKTDSTASKPKPYRVAVLGAMLELGDDELKLHRQIGAYAASLGLDEIIAVGNEIDKHFDDLAHALAQGAEGLQVTGDVSGGSASSEAAPADTVCDTTIASDGPQRTPVVVQWVHSAVDAERLVAQIARRHQDTVVLLKGSHFSGLSALAERWAGMEQKTQQEVEPKH; encoded by the coding sequence ATGATGCCGATGACAATCGAGGAGATTGCGCAGACAGTCGGTGGCCGCATCGTTTCGGGTCCCGGTTATGCGGTGCCTGATGGGGCCGTGGCCACTTCGGTATTCAGCGATTCGCGGCAAATCACAAACGGATCGGTGTTCGTTGCCATCAAAGGCGAGCATGTCGACGGGCATGATTTCGTGGCCGGTGCCGGTGCGAAAGGTGCGGTGGCGGCTTTGGTCGACCACGTGGTGGCCGGTGCGGACGGCATTGCTCAGATTGTGGTGGACGACACTGTTGCCGCTTTGGGACATTTGGCGCAGCACAATATCGTGCGTCGCCGGCAGTCGAATAAAGATTTTTCCGTTATCGGCATCACCGGTTCGGTCGGCAAGACGACCACCAAAGATCTTCTGCGATCGCTGATGGACAAGCTTGGCGAAACCGTGGCTCCGGTGGGTTCGTTCAATAACGACATCGGCCTGCCGTTGACCGCATTGAAGGTGGGGGAGCGCACCCGCTTTTTCGTCGCCGAAATGGGTGCCAACCATGTCGGCGAAATCGCGAATCTGACACGCATCGTGCCTCCGGATTTGGCCGTGGTGCTGAAAGTCGGCGTGGCTCACTTGGGCGAGTTCGGTTCCGTGGAACGTATAGCACAGGCCAAAAGCGAAATAGTGCAAGGCTTGGTGCCAAGCGGCGTCACCGTCTTGAACGCTGACGACAAACGCGTGGCGGCGATGACGAAATTTGCGCCCGGTGATGTGCTTTGGTTCGGTTTGAATGGCGAGGCGCAGCCTCAATCAAAAAAAATGACCGCTGCCAATATTAGCGTCGACACGCTCGACCGTCCCAGCTTTACACTGGTGGCCCCGAACGGCGAAATGGCCCAGGTGCATTTGGGTATCGGCGGAGCGCACAACGTCATCAACGCATTGGCCGCCGCCACGGTGGCTGATTATTTTGGTATGCCTCTCACCGACATCGCCGAAGGTCTTGGCGACGTCAAACATATCAGTCCGCACCGCATGGCCGTATCGTTGGTCGATCTGGGTGAAGGTTCAGGCTCCTTTACGCTTATCGACGATTCCTTCAACGCCAATCCTGATTCCATGCGGGCCGGACTTGACGGGCTGGCCCGTTGGGAAGCACCTGATGAGCCGTCGGAAAAGAAAACGCAAGATAAAACCGATAGCACCGCAAGCAAACCAAAGCCCTACCGTGTCGCCGTTCTGGGCGCGATGCTCGAACTGGGAGACGACGAGCTGAAGCTACACCGCCAGATCGGTGCCTACGCCGCATCCCTCGGGCTCGATGAGATTATCGCGGTGGGCAACGAAATCGACAAGCATTTTGACGATCTGGCACACGCGTTGGCGCAAGGTGCCGAAGGGCTGCAGGTTACTGGTGACGTGTCGGGTGGCAGCGCATCATCTGAGGCTGCACCAGCCGATACAGTTTGTGATACAACCATTGCTTCAGACGGACCGCAGCGTACCCCCGTCGTGGTGCAATGGGTACATAGCGCCGTCGACGCCGAGCGGTTGGTCGCACAAATCGCACGGCGTCACCAAGACACTGTTGTGCTGCTTAAAGGTTCGCATTTTTCGGGGCTTTCCGCTTTGGCCGAACGTTGGGCGGGCATGGAACAGAAAACGCAACAAGAAGTGGAGCCGAAACATTGA